The Cyprinus carpio isolate SPL01 chromosome A9, ASM1834038v1, whole genome shotgun sequence genome window below encodes:
- the LOC122146142 gene encoding glutamine amidotransferase-like class 1 domain-containing protein 3A, mitochondrial, protein MFAPDVSQMHVIDHGKSQPLEKESRDVLSESARIARGNIIDLAKPNVSNHDAVIFPGRFGAAKNLSTFPIDGKDCKVNKEVERVLKGFHKARKPTGLCCIFLVLAAKVLPGVDVTVGHEEEEGGKWPYAGTTQAVTALGAKHTVKEVSEAHVDQKNKVVTTAAFMCETKLHLIFDGIGAMVRDVLKLSGK, encoded by the exons ATGTTTGCTCCAGATGTGTCTCAGATGCATGTGATCGACCATGGCAAAAGTCAGCCCTTGGAGAAAGAGTCAAG GGATGTCTTATCAGAATCAGCACGTATCGCTAGGGGCAACATCATTGACCTGGCAAAACCGAATGTCAGTAATCATGATGCGGTTATCTTTCCTGGTCGTTTTGGTGCAGCTAAAAACC TGTCAACATTTCCCATTGATGGGAAGGACTGTAAGGTGAATAAGGAAGTGGAGCGAGTTTTAAAGGGCTTCCATAAAGCGAGAAAGCCAACTGg GTTGTGCTGTATATTTCTGGTGTTGGCGGCGAAAGTTCTTCCTGGTGTGGATGTTACGGTGGGTCATGAGGAGGAGGAAGGTGGGAAGTGGCCATATGCTGGTACTACACAAGCCGTCACTGCCCTGGGAGCCAAACATACTGTCAAAGAAGTCAGC GAAGCCCATGTGGACCAGAAGAATAAGGTGGTGACCACAGCTGCATTCATGTGTGAAACGAAGTTGCATTTGATTTTTGATGGGATTGGTGCTATGGTGAGAGACGTCCTAAAGCTCAGTGGGAAGtga
- the LOC109075013 gene encoding interferon-induced GTP-binding protein Mx-like, translated as MSQCGSSKGKSSGLNQHYEEKVRPCIDLVDSLRSLGVEKDLNLPAIAVIGDQSSGKSSVLEALSGVALPRGTGIVTRCPLELKLKKITKDNNWRGVLSYKKLKEEKEKILKDPAEIENAVLHAQTVLAGKGEGISHDMITLEIQSSDVPDLTLIDLPGIARVATGNQPLDIEEQIKDLIEKFIKRQETISLVVVPANIDIATTEALRMASKVDPTGQRTLGILTKPDLVDKGMEEMVVRTVNNQVIQLKKGYMIVKCRGQQDINDKLNLVQALEKEKEFFKGNSHFRALLEDGKATIPLLAERLTKELVEHIAKTLPQVQKQLEMKLEKTSKDLKMLGDGVPLDENEKTNFLIMKIRQFNDALEGVKRAEEDLRNSDTRVFSKIRWEFGRWKLALDSKAIKTEEILRDEVQEYVRTRRGKELPGFVSYRTFETIVKKHTEELEEPALKLLKDVKELVHTCVDHIVNSHFSAFSHLLRAAKDPIEDFLEEQFQIAEEKIHSQFKMEKMVYSQDELYSSQLDTVKQKSSTGFGLKASFVSADVREMSYHLTSYLKITCDRLANQIPLIVQYHMLDQYISQLQNAMLALIGGNNPGMLLREDSVVARKRKELKDRLDRLKSAGKILSKFVHSA; from the exons ATGTCTCAGTGCGGTTCTTCAAAGGGAAAGAGTAGTGGTCTGAACCAGCACTATGAAGAGAAGGTGCGTCCATGCATTGACCTAGTGGACTCTCTCAGGTCATTGGGTGTTGAAAAGGACCTGAACCTGCCAGCTATTGCTGTCATAGGTGACCAGAGCTCGGGAAAGAGTTCTGTGTTGGAAGCCCTGTCTGGAGTGGCCCTGCCTAGAGGAACAG GTATTGTGACACGATGTCCTCTGGAATTGAAACTGAAGAAAATTACAAAGGACAATAACTGGCGTGGAGTGTTGTCATATAAGAAActaaaagaagaaaaggaaaagattCTAAAAGACCCAGCGGAAATAGAAAATGCTGTCTTACATG CTCAGACAGTACTGGCTGGAAAGGGTGAAGGGATCAGTCATGATATGATCACTCTGGAGATCCAGTCCAGTGATGTTCCTGACCTCACTCTCATCGACCTGCCAGGCATTGCTAGAGTTGCCACTGGAAACCAGCCATTAGACATTGAGGAACAA ATAAAAGATCTAATTGAAAAGTTCATTAAAAGACAGGAGACCATCAGTTTGGTTGTGGTCCCTGCAAACATTGACATTGCCACCACTGAGGCACTGCGGATGGCATCGAAAGTCGATCCAACCGGACAAAGAACTCTGG GTATTCTGACTAAGCCAGACTTAGTGGACAAAGGCATGGAGGAGATGGTGGTCAGAACAGTCAATAATCAAGTAATACAACTGAAGAAGGGATACATGATCGTTAAGTGCAGAGGTCAGCAAGACATCAATGACAAACTTAATCTGGTCCAAGccctggaaaaagaaaaagagttttttaaaggaaattctCATTTCAG GGCTCTTCTTGAAGATGGAAAAGCTACGATACCCCTTCTTGCAGAAAGACTCACAaaagagttggttgaacacattGCT AAAACACTGCCACAGGTGCAGAAACAACTTGAGATGAAATTAGAGAAGACGTCTAAGGATCTTAAAATGCTCGGAGATGGAGTTCCTCTTGATGAAAATGAGAAGACCAATTTTCTGAttatg aaaattcgCCAGTTCAATGATGCCCTTGAAGGAGTAAAGAGGGCAGAAGAAGATCTGAGAAACTCAGACACAAGGGTCTTTTCCAAAATCAGATGGGAATTTGGAAGATGGAAACTCGCCCTGGATTCCAAAGCAATTAAGA CGGAGGAAATCCTCAGAGATGAGGTACAGGAGTATGTTAGGACTCGTAGAGGAAAGGAGCTTCCCGGATTTGTGAGCTATAGAACCTTTGAGACCATTGTCAAGAAACACACTGAGGAGCTAGAGGAGCCTGCTTTAAAGCTGCTCAAAGACGTTAAAG aacTCGTTCACACCTGTGTGGACCATATAGTTAACTCTCATTTTAGTGCCTTCTCTCACCTGCTGAGGGCTGCTAAAGATCCAATTGAAGATTTTCTCGAAGAGCAGTTTCAGATAGCTGAGGAGAAAATACATTCTCAGTTTAAGATGGAGAAAATGGTCTACTCCCAAGACGAACTTTACAGTAGCCAGCTAGACACTGTAAAACAGAAATCCTCAACAGGTTTTGGGCTAAAGGCATCATTTGTCAGTGCAGATGTACGTGAGATGTCATACCATCTCACTTCCTATTTAAAG ATTACCTGTGACCGTCTGGCTAATCAAATTCCACTGATAGTCCAGTACCACATGCTGGACCAATACATCTCTCAGCTTCAGAATGCAATGCTTGCCTTGATTGGAGGGAACAATCCAGGAATGCTGCTCCGAGAAGATTCTGTTGTTGCACGTAAAAGGAAAGAACTGAAAGATAGGCTGGATCGCCTGAAGAGTGCTGGCAAAATCCTGTCCAAGTTTGTGCATTCCGCATAA